The following are encoded in a window of Arctopsyche grandis isolate Sample6627 chromosome 4, ASM5162203v2, whole genome shotgun sequence genomic DNA:
- the Prosap gene encoding SH3 and multiple ankyrin repeat domains prosap isoform X1, whose translation MEGAAGGVPAEGWLVVRVHVPELNVHKSLQFPKDQLVWDVKQQCLAALPKELKESFNYGLFCPPANGKAGKFLDEERRLGDYPFNGSVGYLELKYKRRVYKMLKLDEKQLKAVHTKTNLRRFIDYVNHGQVEKITKMCSKGLDPNFHCQDTGETPLTIATAQKKPSKVLISLVNGGALLDYRTRDGSTAMHKAVEKNSLEAVRTLLELGASPNYKDGKGLTPLYLSVTNKTDPLLCECLLHDHATIGAKDLQGWQEVHQACRNGLIQHLDHLLFYGADMNGKNASGNTPLHVCAVNGQDSCTRQLLFRGCDREALNFANQTPYQVAVIAGNMELAEVIKNYKPDEVVPFRGPPRYNPKRRSGLAIGLGLNWGWAGDRSSMASSLPIVPSELDTLSLLRRPVPSPCPSERPFSSASSSVSDGSHPSHEDNASIVTVVGYSFSDKSLGDTSDIISDSSGVGTTTSDTTTSSLAMPGSTVVCLENYDSGMPGHLRISQGDIIEVTGATDCGLLEGIVRGAGRGSSAGIFPPHCVQEVRLRQGASLNIPTASMNANNTFSLILNRRDYSKSYSATAPRLKKTTNNMEYRTVLLHKASRGFGFVLRGAKASSALMDLTPSERCPGLQYLDDVDPGGVADLAGLKKGDYLIAINDEDVSAASHEHVIDLIRKSGSHVSMTVVSVNQFGSGGNGSGILPASKSVVQLSHVQSSVCSGARQYATLPRKAGGASSGRSPAPAPPRRDPRTTLSVGRARAKSMVAGLENGGEKDDCTDQLGNTKSSSAESIQQQGITSGGGSGTCTPVAPRTASIRSRPPTSRITATELEEMFQRQQKQAAHGYGNNTMMSTSNFQEGHNSPAKNASGRVYASVAEMKRSKGKGWTRVRFNSPRVPGMGELRRDFHSTPDLFAIPSSMPLTHQYKGSRSQEDVNLIYSHTVSRTGGLPPPSHPPPPPPTSGQVVAVDIGAEGSEQPPPTTDLLNTQPDNIMSSFRPANNAKLYASPQDVNSVAFRSRTLPNKSHVRKSQSLRTGNGSPYQSQNLSNSDDPANQYAQPFKPHRSNSSASNKVAFINRQNSTNTAPPPIPEPDYSMSESEDENDNKQARSKDIPADVCTNINALHIVAETSANSNASGSSSGSGSMHHSFSVDEIQKIRTQLKSSKSYPNDFLLKNEENSLPNPEHPEDEGSNDDGDNSSSGVSSDQELTIGPHDNEPEKHRNAKLALDNRKYMHENQKLVNAEKIMYKEKSLKDSKLNETPPKNTKEKVSFNNNVMIKSSNNVITTEPVHLNSSSENITSPTNYQPKGCVVSHSGYNTTTYSMVSTPSGTIKVLNPLPPSNTLQRHNSLTRKQAASFMFKRDTKIGQSAAERLGVNVSKGASLVKKDVRTGQDPNTKGGVLTRSAVSLAQLPPPPEEGGELFAPPMSNFDIANNINNAEEVPPLAPPPQFSDRVRIVGALPKQGSRLHSQ comes from the exons ATGGAGGGGGCGGCGGGCGGCGTGCCGGCCGAAGGCTGGCTGGTGGTGCGCGTGCACGTGCCTGAGCTGAACGTGCACAAGAGCCTCCAGTTCCCAAAAGACCAGCTCGTCTGGGACGTCAAGCAGCAGTGTTTGGCCGCTTTGCCCAAG GAATTGAAAGAAAGTTTCAACTATGGATTATTTTGCCCACCTGCAAATGGCAAAGCGGGAAAATTTCTCGATGAAGAGAGAAGGTTGGGTGATTATCCATTTAATGGATCAGTTGGGTATTTAGAG ttaaaatataaaagacgtgTATACAAAATGCTAAAATTAGATGAAAAACAACTTAAGGCTGTACATACGAAAACCAATCTTCGTAGATTCATAGATTACGTCAATCATGGACAGgttgaaaaaattacaaaaatgtgctCGAAAGGATTAGATCCAAATTTTCACTGTCAAGACACTGGag AAACACCATTAACCATAGCCACCGCTCAAAAGAAGCCTTCAAAAGTTTTAATATCACTAGTGAATGGCGGAGCGCTCTTGGATTATCGCACCCGAGACGGTAGTACTGCAATGCATAAAGCAGTGGAAAAAAATTCCCTCGAAGCAGTAAGAACACTCCTGGAGTTGGGGGCCTCACCTAATTATAAAGATGGCAAAGGTCTCACACCACTCTACCTCTCTGTCACAAATAAGACTGATCCACTTTTGTGCGAATGCCTTCTTCATGACCATGCGACTATCGGTGCGAAAGATTTACAAGGATGGCAAGAAGTTCATCAG GCCTGCCGGAATGGTTTAATTCAGCATTTGGATCATCTGCTTTTCTACGGCGCTGATATGAATGGTAAAAATGCTTCCGGTAATACTCCTTTGCATGTTTGCGCTGTCAACGGGCAAGATTCTTGCACCCGACAGTTGCTATTCAGAGGTTGTGATCGCGAAGCGTTGAATTTCGCCAACCAAACGCCTTATCAAGTGGCCGTCATTGCCGGTAACATGGAATTGGCAGAAgtgattaaaaattacaaacctGATGAAGTTG TACCGTTTCGTGGACCACCACGCTACAACCCTAAGAGGCGATCTGGACTAGCGATTGGACTAGGTTTAAACTGGGGTTGGGCTGGAGATCGCTCTTCTATGGCTTCGTCACTTCCAATAGTGCCCAGCGAGCTAGACACACTAAGTCTTCTTCGGCGGCCAGTTCCTTCCCCTTGTCCATCTGAAAGACCGTTCAGCTCCGCCAGTTCAAGTGTATCAGACGGCAGCCATCCAAGTCACGAAGATAATGCCAGCATCGTCACAG TTGTTGGATATTCATTTTCAGACAAAAGTTTGGGCGATACTAGTGATATCATTTCCGACTCGAGTGGTGTTGGAACTACGACCTCAGACACCACAACTAGTTCTCTTGCAATGCCAGGATCAACCGTTGTGTGCTTAGAAAATTATGACTCTGGCATGCCTGGTCATCTCCGAATTAGCCAAGGCGATATTATAGAAG TTACCGGTGCGACAGACTGCGGATTACTTGAAGGTATTGTGAGGGGTGCTGGTCGTGGGTCATCAGCTGGAATCTTCCCACCACACTGCGTCCAAGAAGTTCGACTCAGACAAGGAGCTTCGTTAAATATACCCACTGCATCTATGAATGCTAATAATACCTTTAGTTTAATACTAAATCGAAGAGATTACAGTAAAAGTTATAGTGCTACTGCACCAAGATTAAAAAAGAC TACTAATAATATGGAGTATCGCACGGTTCTTCTTCATAAGGCGAGTCGAGGTTTTGGTTTTGTACTTCGAGGTGCAAAAGCTTCTTCGGCTCTCATGGACTTGACACCTTCAGAACGGTGTCCAGGACTACAATACCTTGACGATGTTGATCCTGGTGGTGTCGCTGACTTAGCTGGATTGAAAAAGGGGGACTATTTAATAGCT attaATGATGAAGATGTATCTGCTGCATCTCATGAACATGTAATAGATCTTATTAGAAAATCTGGATCGCACGTTTCAATGACTGTCGTGTCGGTCAATCAATTTGGATCTGGTGGAAATGGAAGTGGTATCCTACCAGCTAGTAAATCTGTTGTCCAACTATCTCACGTGCAAAGTTCCGTATGCAGCGGTGCTAGGCAATATGCTACGTTACCTCGTAAAGCTGGTGGAGCTTCTAGTGGTAGGTCACCAGCTCCGGCACCTCCTCGTCGAGATCCACGAACGACTCTCAGCGTCGGACGGGCGAGAGCCAAATCAATGGTCGCTGGCCTTG AAAATGGTGGAGAAAAGGACGATTGCACCGATCAATTAGGAAATACAAAATCATCATCGGCTGAATCTATCCAACAACAGGGTATAACCTCGGGAGGAGGCAGTGGAACTTGTACCCCTGTGGCACCAAGAACAGCTTCGATCCGTTCTCGACCACCTACCTCACGTATTACCGCAACTGAACTTGAAGAAATGTTCCAAAGGCAACAAAAACAAGCAGCTCATgg ATATGGTAATAATACTATGATGAGCACTTCTAATTTCCAAGAGGGTCACAACTCACCTGCTAAAAATGCCTCTGGTCGTGTGTATGCCAGCGTAGCCGAAATGAAAAGATCCAAAGGAAAG gGTTGGACACGTGTGCGATTTAATAGTCCTCGGGTACCGGGCATGGGTGAATTACGTAGAGATTTTCATAGTACTCCAGATCTGTTCGCTATTCCATCTTCAATGCCTTTAACACATCAATACAAAGGAAGTCGTTCACAAGAAGATGTGAACTTAATATACTCTCATaccg TATCGAGAACTGGTGGCCTACCACCACCTTCACATCCTCCACCACCACCTCCTACATCTGGACAGGTTGTAGCTGTTGATATTGGTGCTGAAGGGTCAGAACAACCACCGCCAACTACCGATTTACTTAACACCCAACCTGATAACATAATGTCATCTTTCCGACCTGccaacaatgcaaaattatatgCATCACCTCAAGATGTCAACTCTGTTGCATTCAGATCGAGGACATTGCCGAACAAATCACAC gTTCGAAAGTCACAAAGTCTCAGAACTGGAAACGGATCTCCATACCAATCACAGAACCTATCGAATTCTGATGATCCGGCCAATCAATATGCTCAACCTTTTAAACCACACCGCAGTAACTCTAGTGCCAGTAACAAAGTAGCTTTCATCAATAGACaa AATTCTACAAATACAGCACCGCCTCCAATTCCAGAACCTGATTATAGTATGAGTGAATCTGAGGATGAAAATGATAACAAACAGGCGAGGTCAAAAGATATTCCTGCCGATGTTTGTACGAATATAAATGCGTTACATATAGTCGCAGAGACTAGTGCTAATAGTAATGCAag tgGCAGCAGTTCAGGTTCAGGATCTATGCATCACTCTTTCTCCGTTGATGAGATACAAAAAATTAGAACTCAATTGAAGAGCTCAAAATCATATCCCAATGATTTCTTATTGAAGAATGAAGAAAACAGTTTGCCCAATCCAGAACATCCTGAAGACGAGGGGAGTAATGATGATGGCGATAATTCATCATCAGGTGTTAGTTCAGATCAAGAATTAACCATTGGTCCACACGATAACGAGCCGGAAAAGCACAGAAATGCCAAATTAGCTTTagataatagaaaatatatgcACGAAAATCAAAAATTAGTCAACGCTGAAAAGATAATGTATAAAGAGAAATCTTTAAAAGACTCGAAGCTGAATGAAACGCCTCCGAAAAATACGAAAGAAAAAgtctcatttaataataatgtaatgatTAAGTCGTCAAATAACGTGATCACAACGGAACCGGTACACCTGAACAGTTCATCAGAAAATATAACCTCGCCGACAAACTACCAACCGAAAGGTTGCGTTGTCAGCCACAGCGGCTATAATACCACTACTTATTCCATGGTCAGCACACCTAGTGGAACTATCAAAGTTTTGAATCCATTACCACCATCAAATACGCTACAGCGTCATAACTCTTTGACTAGAAAACAAGCTGCCAGCTTTATGTTCAAAAGAGATACGAAAATCGGCCAATCGGCAGCTGAACGTTTAGGAGTGAACGTATCCAAAGGAGCGTCGCTAGTTAAAAAAGATGTAAGAACAGGTCAAGATCCAAATACAAAAGGAGGAGTATTGACCCGCAGTGCCGTTTCCCTTGCACAACTTCCTCCACCACCTGAAGAAGGTGGCGAGCTATTTGCACCTCCGATGTCAAACTTTGATATAGCAAACAATATCAACAATGCAGAAGAAGTCCCACCTTTGGCTCCTCCGCCACAGTTCAGTGATCGTGTGCGAATCGTTGGAGCACTGCCTAAACAAGGTAGCCGACTGCACAGTCAATAG
- the Prosap gene encoding SH3 and multiple ankyrin repeat domains prosap isoform X3 — MEGAAGGVPAEGWLVVRVHVPELNVHKSLQFPKDQLVWDVKQQCLAALPKELKESFNYGLFCPPANGKAGKFLDEERRLGDYPFNGSVGYLELKYKRRVYKMLKLDEKQLKAVHTKTNLRRFIDYVNHGQVEKITKMCSKGLDPNFHCQDTGETPLTIATAQKKPSKVLISLVNGGALLDYRTRDGSTAMHKAVEKNSLEAVRTLLELGASPNYKDGKGLTPLYLSVTNKTDPLLCECLLHDHATIGAKDLQGWQEVHQACRNGLIQHLDHLLFYGADMNGKNASGNTPLHVCAVNGQDSCTRQLLFRGCDREALNFANQTPYQVAVIAGNMELAEVIKNYKPDEVDKSLGDTSDIISDSSGVGTTTSDTTTSSLAMPGSTVVCLENYDSGMPGHLRISQGDIIEVTGATDCGLLEGIVRGAGRGSSAGIFPPHCVQEVRLRQGASLNIPTASMNANNTFSLILNRRDYSKSYSATAPRLKKTTNNMEYRTVLLHKASRGFGFVLRGAKASSALMDLTPSERCPGLQYLDDVDPGGVADLAGLKKGDYLIAINDEDVSAASHEHVIDLIRKSGSHVSMTVVSVNQFGSGGNGSGILPASKSVVQLSHVQSSVCSGARQYATLPRKAGGASSGRSPAPAPPRRDPRTTLSVGRARAKSMVAGLENGGEKDDCTDQLGNTKSSSAESIQQQGITSGGGSGTCTPVAPRTASIRSRPPTSRITATELEEMFQRQQKQAAHGYGNNTMMSTSNFQEGHNSPAKNASGRVYASVAEMKRSKGKGWTRVRFNSPRVPGMGELRRDFHSTPDLFAIPSSMPLTHQYKGSRSQEDVNLIYSHTVSRTGGLPPPSHPPPPPPTSGQVVAVDIGAEGSEQPPPTTDLLNTQPDNIMSSFRPANNAKLYASPQDVNSVAFRSRTLPNKSHVRKSQSLRTGNGSPYQSQNLSNSDDPANQYAQPFKPHRSNSSASNKVAFINRQNSTNTAPPPIPEPDYSMSESEDENDNKQARSKDIPADVCTNINALHIVAETSANSNASGSSSGSGSMHHSFSVDEIQKIRTQLKSSKSYPNDFLLKNEENSLPNPEHPEDEGSNDDGDNSSSGVSSDQELTIGPHDNEPEKHRNAKLALDNRKYMHENQKLVNAEKIMYKEKSLKDSKLNETPPKNTKEKVSFNNNVMIKSSNNVITTEPVHLNSSSENITSPTNYQPKGCVVSHSGYNTTTYSMVSTPSGTIKVLNPLPPSNTLQRHNSLTRKQAASFMFKRDTKIGQSAAERLGVNVSKGASLVKKDVRTGQDPNTKGGVLTRSAVSLAQLPPPPEEGGELFAPPMSNFDIANNINNAEEVPPLAPPPQFSDRVRIVGALPKQGSRLHSQ, encoded by the exons ATGGAGGGGGCGGCGGGCGGCGTGCCGGCCGAAGGCTGGCTGGTGGTGCGCGTGCACGTGCCTGAGCTGAACGTGCACAAGAGCCTCCAGTTCCCAAAAGACCAGCTCGTCTGGGACGTCAAGCAGCAGTGTTTGGCCGCTTTGCCCAAG GAATTGAAAGAAAGTTTCAACTATGGATTATTTTGCCCACCTGCAAATGGCAAAGCGGGAAAATTTCTCGATGAAGAGAGAAGGTTGGGTGATTATCCATTTAATGGATCAGTTGGGTATTTAGAG ttaaaatataaaagacgtgTATACAAAATGCTAAAATTAGATGAAAAACAACTTAAGGCTGTACATACGAAAACCAATCTTCGTAGATTCATAGATTACGTCAATCATGGACAGgttgaaaaaattacaaaaatgtgctCGAAAGGATTAGATCCAAATTTTCACTGTCAAGACACTGGag AAACACCATTAACCATAGCCACCGCTCAAAAGAAGCCTTCAAAAGTTTTAATATCACTAGTGAATGGCGGAGCGCTCTTGGATTATCGCACCCGAGACGGTAGTACTGCAATGCATAAAGCAGTGGAAAAAAATTCCCTCGAAGCAGTAAGAACACTCCTGGAGTTGGGGGCCTCACCTAATTATAAAGATGGCAAAGGTCTCACACCACTCTACCTCTCTGTCACAAATAAGACTGATCCACTTTTGTGCGAATGCCTTCTTCATGACCATGCGACTATCGGTGCGAAAGATTTACAAGGATGGCAAGAAGTTCATCAG GCCTGCCGGAATGGTTTAATTCAGCATTTGGATCATCTGCTTTTCTACGGCGCTGATATGAATGGTAAAAATGCTTCCGGTAATACTCCTTTGCATGTTTGCGCTGTCAACGGGCAAGATTCTTGCACCCGACAGTTGCTATTCAGAGGTTGTGATCGCGAAGCGTTGAATTTCGCCAACCAAACGCCTTATCAAGTGGCCGTCATTGCCGGTAACATGGAATTGGCAGAAgtgattaaaaattacaaacctGATGAAGTTG ACAAAAGTTTGGGCGATACTAGTGATATCATTTCCGACTCGAGTGGTGTTGGAACTACGACCTCAGACACCACAACTAGTTCTCTTGCAATGCCAGGATCAACCGTTGTGTGCTTAGAAAATTATGACTCTGGCATGCCTGGTCATCTCCGAATTAGCCAAGGCGATATTATAGAAG TTACCGGTGCGACAGACTGCGGATTACTTGAAGGTATTGTGAGGGGTGCTGGTCGTGGGTCATCAGCTGGAATCTTCCCACCACACTGCGTCCAAGAAGTTCGACTCAGACAAGGAGCTTCGTTAAATATACCCACTGCATCTATGAATGCTAATAATACCTTTAGTTTAATACTAAATCGAAGAGATTACAGTAAAAGTTATAGTGCTACTGCACCAAGATTAAAAAAGAC TACTAATAATATGGAGTATCGCACGGTTCTTCTTCATAAGGCGAGTCGAGGTTTTGGTTTTGTACTTCGAGGTGCAAAAGCTTCTTCGGCTCTCATGGACTTGACACCTTCAGAACGGTGTCCAGGACTACAATACCTTGACGATGTTGATCCTGGTGGTGTCGCTGACTTAGCTGGATTGAAAAAGGGGGACTATTTAATAGCT attaATGATGAAGATGTATCTGCTGCATCTCATGAACATGTAATAGATCTTATTAGAAAATCTGGATCGCACGTTTCAATGACTGTCGTGTCGGTCAATCAATTTGGATCTGGTGGAAATGGAAGTGGTATCCTACCAGCTAGTAAATCTGTTGTCCAACTATCTCACGTGCAAAGTTCCGTATGCAGCGGTGCTAGGCAATATGCTACGTTACCTCGTAAAGCTGGTGGAGCTTCTAGTGGTAGGTCACCAGCTCCGGCACCTCCTCGTCGAGATCCACGAACGACTCTCAGCGTCGGACGGGCGAGAGCCAAATCAATGGTCGCTGGCCTTG AAAATGGTGGAGAAAAGGACGATTGCACCGATCAATTAGGAAATACAAAATCATCATCGGCTGAATCTATCCAACAACAGGGTATAACCTCGGGAGGAGGCAGTGGAACTTGTACCCCTGTGGCACCAAGAACAGCTTCGATCCGTTCTCGACCACCTACCTCACGTATTACCGCAACTGAACTTGAAGAAATGTTCCAAAGGCAACAAAAACAAGCAGCTCATgg ATATGGTAATAATACTATGATGAGCACTTCTAATTTCCAAGAGGGTCACAACTCACCTGCTAAAAATGCCTCTGGTCGTGTGTATGCCAGCGTAGCCGAAATGAAAAGATCCAAAGGAAAG gGTTGGACACGTGTGCGATTTAATAGTCCTCGGGTACCGGGCATGGGTGAATTACGTAGAGATTTTCATAGTACTCCAGATCTGTTCGCTATTCCATCTTCAATGCCTTTAACACATCAATACAAAGGAAGTCGTTCACAAGAAGATGTGAACTTAATATACTCTCATaccg TATCGAGAACTGGTGGCCTACCACCACCTTCACATCCTCCACCACCACCTCCTACATCTGGACAGGTTGTAGCTGTTGATATTGGTGCTGAAGGGTCAGAACAACCACCGCCAACTACCGATTTACTTAACACCCAACCTGATAACATAATGTCATCTTTCCGACCTGccaacaatgcaaaattatatgCATCACCTCAAGATGTCAACTCTGTTGCATTCAGATCGAGGACATTGCCGAACAAATCACAC gTTCGAAAGTCACAAAGTCTCAGAACTGGAAACGGATCTCCATACCAATCACAGAACCTATCGAATTCTGATGATCCGGCCAATCAATATGCTCAACCTTTTAAACCACACCGCAGTAACTCTAGTGCCAGTAACAAAGTAGCTTTCATCAATAGACaa AATTCTACAAATACAGCACCGCCTCCAATTCCAGAACCTGATTATAGTATGAGTGAATCTGAGGATGAAAATGATAACAAACAGGCGAGGTCAAAAGATATTCCTGCCGATGTTTGTACGAATATAAATGCGTTACATATAGTCGCAGAGACTAGTGCTAATAGTAATGCAag tgGCAGCAGTTCAGGTTCAGGATCTATGCATCACTCTTTCTCCGTTGATGAGATACAAAAAATTAGAACTCAATTGAAGAGCTCAAAATCATATCCCAATGATTTCTTATTGAAGAATGAAGAAAACAGTTTGCCCAATCCAGAACATCCTGAAGACGAGGGGAGTAATGATGATGGCGATAATTCATCATCAGGTGTTAGTTCAGATCAAGAATTAACCATTGGTCCACACGATAACGAGCCGGAAAAGCACAGAAATGCCAAATTAGCTTTagataatagaaaatatatgcACGAAAATCAAAAATTAGTCAACGCTGAAAAGATAATGTATAAAGAGAAATCTTTAAAAGACTCGAAGCTGAATGAAACGCCTCCGAAAAATACGAAAGAAAAAgtctcatttaataataatgtaatgatTAAGTCGTCAAATAACGTGATCACAACGGAACCGGTACACCTGAACAGTTCATCAGAAAATATAACCTCGCCGACAAACTACCAACCGAAAGGTTGCGTTGTCAGCCACAGCGGCTATAATACCACTACTTATTCCATGGTCAGCACACCTAGTGGAACTATCAAAGTTTTGAATCCATTACCACCATCAAATACGCTACAGCGTCATAACTCTTTGACTAGAAAACAAGCTGCCAGCTTTATGTTCAAAAGAGATACGAAAATCGGCCAATCGGCAGCTGAACGTTTAGGAGTGAACGTATCCAAAGGAGCGTCGCTAGTTAAAAAAGATGTAAGAACAGGTCAAGATCCAAATACAAAAGGAGGAGTATTGACCCGCAGTGCCGTTTCCCTTGCACAACTTCCTCCACCACCTGAAGAAGGTGGCGAGCTATTTGCACCTCCGATGTCAAACTTTGATATAGCAAACAATATCAACAATGCAGAAGAAGTCCCACCTTTGGCTCCTCCGCCACAGTTCAGTGATCGTGTGCGAATCGTTGGAGCACTGCCTAAACAAGGTAGCCGACTGCACAGTCAATAG